In Nitrospira sp., one genomic interval encodes:
- a CDS encoding terminase small subunit → MTEDTTALTLTLKEEAFCLSVLAGQNSSKAYQEAFKPRRAKAKTIHEKASRLMAKGKIRARLAELMRPVIQRAQLTREQWLECLARVILADPRKMFDAHGNPLEITELAENEASAIAGFEFYEDFEGKGESRKAVGYTKKFKLADRLRALELYGKAQCYYAEKMVVTGVDGQPIEVSNNITVEFVEPARTSALVTQ, encoded by the coding sequence ATGACTGAGGACACGACAGCCTTAACACTAACCCTGAAAGAAGAGGCGTTCTGCCTGTCCGTCCTTGCCGGACAGAACTCGTCGAAGGCATATCAAGAAGCCTTTAAACCACGGCGGGCGAAGGCGAAAACGATTCATGAGAAGGCGAGCCGCCTCATGGCGAAGGGCAAGATTCGGGCAAGGTTGGCCGAACTGATGCGGCCGGTTATTCAGCGGGCGCAATTAACCCGCGAGCAGTGGCTAGAATGTCTGGCTCGGGTAATCCTTGCCGATCCCCGCAAGATGTTCGATGCGCACGGGAACCCGCTCGAAATTACCGAGCTGGCCGAGAACGAGGCCTCAGCGATCGCCGGATTTGAGTTCTACGAGGACTTTGAGGGCAAAGGCGAGTCACGAAAGGCCGTCGGCTACACGAAGAAGTTCAAGCTGGCCGATCGGCTGCGGGCCCTGGAACTGTACGGCAAGGCGCAATGCTACTACGCCGAGAAAATGGTAGTCACGGGAGTTGACGGCCAGCCGATCGAGGTCAGCAATAACATCACCGTCGAGTTCGTGGAGCCGGCTAGAACATCCGCCTTGGTAACGCAATAG
- a CDS encoding DUF262 domain-containing protein has protein sequence MSVINFNTANQTFRQLMGNGLSFRVPRFQRDYSWTQDEWDDLWQDIQGTLQGGEPAHYMGYLVLQTRDNKAFDVIDGQQRMTTLSLMVLAVLRVMQDLVDSKVEADNNRRRIEQLRNSYIGFLDPVTLVAQNKLTLNRNNDGYYKDYLVPLQKLRQRGLRASEHALRKSFEWFYKQVRDTYGKERSGASLAKFIDDVSDKLFFTVITVTDELNAFKVFETLNARGVQLSPTDLLKNYLFSVVHRESAHSGEIETLERRWENMVGRLGGESFPDFLRVHWNSRRKFVREADLFKTIRAETPTKARVFELIRDMEEDIDTYVALSNPEDALWSDDQRPYVRELRMFSVRQPWPALIAARRAFDMQGFTTFLKACSVIAFRYNVIGSLATNEQERVYNSVALRIASNDFGSPLDAIRSLAPIYVPDAVFRLAFEGKVLPTTSSRNRHVARYILFSLERHLTGQEYDIDSPRYTLEHILPESPEENWPEFTDEQVAEFVFRLGNLTIMEAGQNRDLGNAGFDNKQQVYSQSPLEITKKIALENTGWSVDRLAERQRWMAKQATSIWKMSQLG, from the coding sequence ATGTCCGTCATTAATTTCAATACGGCCAATCAGACATTTCGGCAACTCATGGGCAATGGACTTTCATTCCGTGTCCCTCGATTTCAGCGGGACTATAGCTGGACACAGGACGAGTGGGACGATCTTTGGCAAGACATACAAGGCACGCTTCAGGGCGGGGAGCCGGCGCACTATATGGGCTACCTAGTGCTTCAAACCCGTGACAATAAGGCTTTCGACGTGATTGACGGCCAACAGCGTATGACAACGCTCAGTCTGATGGTCCTTGCCGTTCTGAGAGTAATGCAGGACCTCGTGGACTCCAAGGTGGAAGCCGACAACAACCGCCGCCGGATCGAACAATTACGCAATTCCTATATTGGATTTCTCGACCCCGTTACCTTGGTTGCCCAAAACAAGCTGACGTTAAATCGGAACAACGATGGCTATTACAAGGACTACCTCGTACCCCTTCAAAAACTTCGGCAACGCGGCTTGAGAGCTTCTGAGCATGCACTGCGGAAATCATTCGAATGGTTCTATAAACAGGTCCGTGACACATATGGAAAAGAGCGGAGCGGGGCTAGCCTTGCGAAGTTCATTGACGACGTTTCGGACAAGCTCTTTTTTACAGTGATTACGGTGACCGACGAATTGAACGCGTTCAAGGTCTTCGAAACGCTCAACGCACGTGGGGTGCAGCTGTCGCCCACAGATCTCCTCAAGAACTACCTGTTCTCGGTGGTACACCGCGAAAGCGCGCACTCCGGTGAGATTGAGACACTGGAGCGCCGCTGGGAGAATATGGTCGGGCGCCTCGGGGGCGAAAGCTTCCCGGATTTTCTTCGTGTGCACTGGAATAGCCGCCGGAAGTTCGTTCGCGAGGCGGACTTGTTCAAGACCATCCGAGCCGAGACCCCAACCAAAGCGCGAGTCTTTGAGCTGATTCGCGACATGGAAGAGGACATCGACACGTACGTGGCGTTATCGAATCCCGAAGACGCCTTATGGTCAGACGACCAGAGGCCATATGTGCGCGAGTTGCGCATGTTCAGCGTTCGCCAGCCTTGGCCTGCCTTGATTGCGGCCCGCCGTGCTTTTGATATGCAGGGATTCACGACTTTTTTGAAGGCCTGCAGCGTCATCGCGTTCAGATACAACGTGATCGGAAGTCTGGCTACGAATGAACAGGAACGGGTCTATAACTCCGTCGCCCTTCGAATCGCTTCGAACGATTTTGGCTCACCTTTAGACGCGATACGATCGCTTGCGCCCATTTACGTTCCCGATGCCGTCTTTCGTCTAGCCTTTGAAGGAAAGGTATTGCCTACTACGTCCTCGCGGAATCGGCATGTTGCTCGATACATTCTCTTCAGCCTAGAACGACACCTTACCGGGCAGGAGTATGACATCGACAGTCCGCGATATACCTTGGAGCACATCCTTCCTGAAAGCCCAGAGGAGAACTGGCCGGAATTCACCGACGAGCAGGTAGCAGAATTTGTCTTCCGCCTCGGCAATTTGACCATCATGGAGGCAGGGCAAAACCGTGACTTGGGTAATGCTGGGTTCGACAATAAACAGCAAGTCTATAGTCAAAGCCCTCTCGAAATTACAAAGAAAATTGCCCTCGAAAATACCGGCTGGAGCGTAGACCGCCTTGCCGAGCGCCAGCGTTGGATGGCCAAGCAAGCTACATCTATCTGGAAAATGTCACAATTGGGTTAG